In Miscanthus floridulus cultivar M001 chromosome 5, ASM1932011v1, whole genome shotgun sequence, one genomic interval encodes:
- the LOC136451771 gene encoding uncharacterized protein: MPSQEWVSDRLKEWLKKNPSKRPKAAKEKVEGDYGIKLKYSKLYSGVQLALQHIHGKYEESFKLLFNWKARMDITCPGSIVEIDVEKVGKKMRFKRIFVALKPCVDGFITGCRPFIGVDASSLNGKYTGQLASATGVDGHNWLYYIAYAIFDCENEDNWKWFMHHLRRAVGSPKGLVICTDACKGLEKAVGAVFPEAEYRECMRHLYSNFMKHYKGDVFTTHLYPAARSYTEGLFKWHLKKIYEFAPDAIKYLQDHHNRIWYRAGFSENSKCDYLTNSVSESFNSQVRDMKGLLIHELVDGLREMIMEKRYLRRKVGRELGEGILPSVIKELNLISKHLKVIKVAVSDEDFAEVTLLDDWNNTKRHTVDLVNHCCGCRQWQVTGKPCRHALAWILSNRGLEIKDFVHEYYSVARFKAAYADIVPPMPDRADWPEVELGYKLHPPLQKRAAGRPRVVRIRGSMEERANKKKVRCKRCKGYGHFEKTCKLAEPTEDDDGVDEAATLASLKRVRQEDEGPSKTPKKKQKRSATKQAPKKNQKTSATKQAPKKKKTPVKKKLLKAATAPEARVVRSLNSWLGVD, encoded by the exons ATGCCTTCTCAAGAATGGGTGTCAGATAGACTGAAAGAATGGTTGAAGAAGAATCCAAGCAAGCGTCCGAAGGCAGCCAAGGAGAAGGTTGAGGGAGATTATGGGATAAAGCTCAAGTACAGCAAGCTTTATTCAGGTGTGCAGCTAGCACTGCAACATATTCATGGTAAATATGAAGAGTCATTCAAATTGCTATTTAATTGGAAAGCTCGGATGGATATAACATGTCCAGGTAGCATTGTAGAGATAGATGTGGAGAAAGTAGGCAAGAAAATGAGGTTTAAGAGGATATTTGTAGCTCTCAAACCATGTGTGGATGGGTTTATAACTGGTTGTAGGCCATTCATTGGTGTAGATGCATCAAGTCTAAATGGTAAATACACAGGACAGTTAGCATCTGCTACAGGGGTTGATGGACATAACTGGTTATACTACATTGCTTATGCTATTTTTGATTGTGAAAATGAGGACAACTGGAAGTGGTTTATGCATCATTTGAGAAGGGCTGTTGGGAGCCCAAAAGGACTAGTGATTTGTACTGATGCATGTAAGGGCTTAGAGAAAGCAGTTGGTGCAGTGTTTCCTGAGGCTGAGTACAGAGAGTGCATGAGGCATTTATATTCCAACTTCATGAAGCATTACAAAGGAGATGTTTTCACAACTCATCTCTATCCAGCTGCTAGAAGCTACACTGAAGGGCTGTTCAAGTGGCACTTGAAGAAGATATATGAATTTGCTCCTGATGCAATCAAGTACTTGCAAGATCACCACAACCGAATCTGGTACAGGGCTGGTTTCTCCGAGAACAGCAAATGTGATTATCTGACAAATAGTGTGTCAGAGAGCTTCAATAGTCAGGTGAGGGACATGAAAGGGCTGCTCATACATGAGTTAGTTGATGGGCTCAGGGAGATGATAATGGAGAAGAGGTATCTTAGGAGAAAGGTTGGTAGAGAATTGGGAGAAGGCATTTTGCCTAGTGTCATCAAGGAACTGAACCTAATTAGCAAACACTTGAAGGTCATCAAAGTTGCAGTAAGTGATGAGGATTTTGCTGAGGTGACCTTGCTTGATGATTGGAACAACACCAAAAGGCATACAGTGGACCTAGTCAATCATTGTTGCGGCTGTAGGCAATGGCAGGTCACAGGAAAACCTTGTAGACATGCACTTGCTTGGATCTTGTCCAACAGAGGCTTGGAAATCAAGGATTTTGTGCATGAATACTACTCTGTGGCCAGGTTCAAAGCAGCATATGCAGATATAGTTCCACCCATGCCTGATAGGGCTGACTGGCCTGAGGTGGAGCTAGGATATAAACTGCACCCACCACTGCAGAAGAGGGCAGCAGGCAGACCTAGAGTGGTCAGGATCAGAGGGAGTATGGAAGAAAGGGCAAACAAAAAGAAAGTGAGATGCAAAAGGTGCAAAGGCTATGGGCACTTTGAGAAGACCTGCAAACTTGCTGAACCAACAGAAGATGATGATGGTGTTGATGAGGCAGCTACGCTTGCATCACTTAAAAG GGTGAGGCAAGAAGATGAAGGACCGAGCAAGACACCAAAAAAAAAGCAGAAGAGAAGTGCAACCAAGCAAGCACCCAAGAAAAATCAGAAGACAAGTGCAACCAAGCAAgcaccaaagaagaagaagactcctGTAAAGAAGAAGCTTCTGAAGGCTGCAACTGCTCCTGAAGCAAGAGTGGTGAGAAGCCTCAACAGCTGGCTCGGCGTGGATTAG